The following are encoded in a window of Helicobacter sp. MIT 05-5293 genomic DNA:
- a CDS encoding DUF2972 domain-containing protein — HNKKIESHNPNKNTLSHTPIHHLILSYENIPAELAWEMNVPLVWGYNGIWLYNSCAGGEATETFFHHCEGIEFYTVCWKFGDYKSAYIDLYQHYLQGKNILFSFNAWQKGAEKFAHLLDKKVPIFSVTRDYISRLKTGVNHISGTEPITDKFKNLSLNSEIIFPQIHYRGAYKMKPDIDILQTLDNFSLQWGDFGGLRLRLDWLKNATSDIHFIPIDEISGDKAFHTFVNLSKKLHFNVPNNPKAFSGKVNRYEGLLMLPCTLRANTKDIDKNAQEAQIEILITTHQLTPNNDHKLTDMTNFIGIDTPQKNLVLYIKQEEFRILTENKLLFDAVQSYFQRYFHALQSYIENLKNNLFSEQDILNYLKNNPQLALAFKKQIQEDITLIKSHRSDIIESWKYYQEFERICKELEENDNH, encoded by the coding sequence CACAATAAAAAAATAGAATCTCATAATCCCAACAAAAATACACTATCACACACACCCATACATCATCTTATCTTAAGCTATGAGAATATCCCTGCAGAATTAGCATGGGAGATGAATGTGCCTTTAGTTTGGGGATATAATGGCATTTGGCTTTATAATAGCTGTGCGGGCGGAGAAGCAACAGAAACTTTCTTTCATCATTGTGAAGGTATTGAATTTTACACCGTGTGTTGGAAATTTGGAGATTACAAAAGTGCTTATATTGATTTGTATCAGCATTATTTGCAAGGCAAAAATATCCTCTTTTCTTTCAATGCTTGGCAAAAGGGTGCAGAAAAATTTGCTCACCTGCTTGATAAAAAAGTCCCTATTTTTAGCGTTACTCGGGATTATATCAGTCGTCTAAAGACAGGTGTTAATCATATCAGTGGCACAGAGCCGATAACTGATAAATTTAAGAATCTCTCTTTAAATAGTGAAATCATTTTCCCTCAAATCCATTATCGCGGAGCTTACAAAATGAAACCCGATATAGACATTCTCCAAACACTTGATAATTTTTCACTTCAGTGGGGGGATTTTGGAGGGCTTAGACTTAGGCTTGATTGGCTCAAAAATGCAACTTCCGATATTCATTTTATCCCTATTGATGAGATTAGCGGGGACAAAGCTTTTCATACATTTGTGAATCTCTCAAAGAAACTACACTTCAATGTGCCAAACAATCCCAAAGCCTTTAGTGGCAAAGTCAATCGGTATGAGGGTTTATTGATGTTGCCTTGCACTTTAAGAGCAAATACCAAAGATATTGACAAAAATGCACAAGAAGCACAAATCGAAATACTTATCACGACCCACCAATTAACCCCCAATAATGATCATAAACTCACAGATATGACAAATTTTATAGGTATTGATACACCACAAAAGAATCTTGTTTTGTATATAAAACAAGAGGAATTTAGAATCTTGACAGAAAACAAACTTTTATTTGATGCTGTCCAAAGTTATTTCCAGAGATACTTTCACGCATTGCAAAGCTATATTGAGAATCTGAAAAATAATCTTTTTAGCGAGCAAGATATATTGAATTATTTAAAGAATAATCCACAACTTGCCTTAGCGTTTAAAAAACAGATTCAAGAGGATATTACGCTTATCAAATCCCACCGCTCTGATATTATAGAATCATGGAAGTATTATCAAGAGTTTGAAAGAATATGCAAGGAACTAGAAGAAAACGATAATCACTAA
- the flhB gene encoding flagellar biosynthesis protein FlhB — translation MADDEEKTQAPSAHKIQKAREEGNVGKSPEMVGFFILLVGLGMMFFLIPYWVEGAQKIFVHVNALFNLDVDRRILGNLMLSIAFEVFVMLAPLFLALMITGIIANVAQFGLLFSPKVIKPKLSKLNPISGVKNVISLKKLLDGFMITLKVFVAFIVAFAVFVSFFNELPSVSMSGLYGQIMWFRQKALILIGVLLILFFVMAVSDYLIKRYQYTKSLKMSVKEVKEEYKQYEQSPEIKAKIRQMQQKLASRRMMQEIPTASVVITNPTHYAVAIRYGEKEIEHHMPPVVVAKGVDELAVRIKSVAREYDIRIIENPPLARELYRQAEINQVIPQALFVLTAKVLEEVERLDLLEGKKTMSDILEKARKLKQ, via the coding sequence ATGGCTGATGATGAAGAAAAAACCCAAGCCCCTTCCGCTCACAAAATCCAAAAGGCTCGTGAGGAGGGAAATGTCGGTAAAAGTCCCGAAATGGTGGGATTTTTTATTTTATTGGTGGGTTTGGGTATGATGTTTTTCCTCATTCCTTATTGGGTGGAGGGAGCGCAAAAAATCTTCGTCCATGTCAATGCACTTTTTAATCTCGATGTCGATAGGCGCATTTTAGGGAATCTGATGTTAAGCATTGCCTTTGAAGTGTTTGTGATGTTAGCTCCTTTGTTTCTTGCATTGATGATTACAGGTATTATTGCTAATGTCGCACAATTTGGGCTTCTTTTTTCTCCAAAGGTGATTAAACCCAAACTTTCAAAGCTCAATCCTATTTCGGGTGTAAAAAATGTGATTTCACTCAAAAAACTCCTTGATGGTTTTATGATTACGCTCAAAGTTTTTGTTGCTTTTATTGTGGCATTTGCTGTATTTGTGAGCTTTTTTAATGAATTGCCAAGCGTCTCTATGTCGGGTTTGTATGGACAAATAATGTGGTTTAGGCAAAAAGCTTTGATTCTGATTGGGGTGTTGTTGATTTTGTTTTTTGTGATGGCTGTGAGTGATTATCTGATCAAACGTTATCAATACACAAAAAGCTTAAAAATGAGTGTCAAAGAAGTCAAAGAAGAGTATAAGCAATACGAGCAAAGCCCAGAGATCAAGGCTAAAATACGACAAATGCAGCAAAAACTTGCAAGTAGGCGTATGATGCAAGAAATACCTACTGCATCAGTAGTGATTACAAACCCTACGCACTATGCCGTAGCGATTCGGTATGGTGAAAAAGAGATTGAGCATCATATGCCGCCCGTTGTCGTTGCTAAGGGTGTCGATGAGCTAGCTGTCCGTATCAAAAGTGTCGCGCGTGAATATGATATTAGAATCATAGAAAATCCCCCTTTGGCAAGGGAGCTTTATCGTCAAGCAGAGATTAATCAAGTGATACCGCAGGCACTTTTTGTATTAACTGCAAAGGTTTTGGAAGAAGTAGAGAGATTGGATTTGCTCGAGGGCAAGAAAACAATGTCAGACATTTTGGAGAAGGCTCGCAAGCTCAAGCAATAA
- the mobA gene encoding molybdenum cofactor guanylyltransferase MobA — translation MDKIHIPCVILAGGKSSRMGEDKTQMNLGGISLTQWTLRHLSSIFEQVYISAKTQDKFAFDASFLIESESVFAPMVGIYNAFMSLKDAQEICFVSVDTPFVTSQTFHAIAQTQADIVYAQTLHKAHYLISKWHSTMLSALERALDSQDYALHRIVATHTHQGIQASEEECLNINTKHDYLLALQHHQMLQQ, via the coding sequence ATGGACAAGATTCACATTCCTTGCGTGATTTTAGCAGGAGGCAAAAGCTCACGAATGGGAGAGGACAAAACACAAATGAATCTGGGAGGGATCAGTCTAACCCAATGGACTTTACGCCATTTAAGCAGTATTTTTGAGCAAGTCTATATCAGTGCCAAGACACAAGATAAATTTGCATTTGACGCATCGTTTTTGATTGAATCTGAATCAGTTTTTGCACCTATGGTCGGAATCTATAATGCTTTTATGTCTCTCAAAGATGCTCAAGAGATATGTTTTGTCAGTGTGGATACACCCTTTGTAACATCGCAAACTTTTCATGCAATCGCGCAAACTCAAGCAGATATTGTTTATGCACAAACATTGCATAAGGCTCATTATCTTATCTCTAAATGGCACTCTACGATGCTTAGTGCGCTTGAGCGGGCTTTGGATTCTCAAGATTATGCACTTCATCGCATTGTGGCTACGCATACTCATCAAGGTATTCAGGCAAGCGAGGAAGAATGTTTGAATATCAACACAAAGCATGATTATCTTTTGGCACTTCAACATCATCAAATGTTGCAACAATAG